A window from Bubalus kerabau isolate K-KA32 ecotype Philippines breed swamp buffalo chromosome 5, PCC_UOA_SB_1v2, whole genome shotgun sequence encodes these proteins:
- the RSF1 gene encoding remodeling and spacing factor 1 isoform X3 — MKSEERPMDSEKCSTPSALEETTVKIEKEDEKELVKLPVIVKLEKPFPESEEKKIIKEESDSFKENVKPVKVEMKECKADPRDIKGSMEKLEPERLEFVGNVKSSQEITEKSTEETEKLKNDQQAKIPLKKREIKLSDDFDSPIKGPLCKSVTPTKEFLKDEIKQEEETCKRISTITALGHEGKQLVNGEVSDEKVTPHFKTEQMETKFYDSKEDSCSPSKDRSVIMEGNGAESVNSVIPSVKIGDLEKEVVPLGKDTDNSISVLETPSQKEYIDKTGPSEMETSLETAEIAKDLSLKTALSATESYSMRVEEKSPKSKKDKRPPVLECLEKSKKTFLDKDIQRLSPIPEEVPKTTVESVKAGSPEAAETYPSSNMTVHSEKLASEVECQNTSSLEGQSLEKVDPEILKVDSESTKVEVDNLDNAQTSGTGDPSETKGSMQKSKLKYKLIPEEENTASENTEITSERQKEGIKLTIRISSRKKKSDSPPKILEPETKQEKTEKEEEKTNVGRTLRRSPRISRPTAKVAEIRDQKADKKRGEEDEVEEESAALQKTDKKENLKKAEKDTNSKVAKVKPKGKVRWTGSRTRGRWKYSSNDESEGSDSEKSSAASEEEEEKESEEAILADDDEPCKKCGLPNHPELILLCDSCDSGYHTACLRPPLMIIPDGEWFCPPCQHKLLCEKLEEQLQDLDVALKKKERAERRKERLVYVGISIENIIPPQEPDFSEDHEEKKKDSKKSKANLLERRSTRTRKCISYRFDEFDEAIDEAIEDDIKEADGGGVGRGKDISTITGHRGKDISTILDEERKENKRPQRAAAARRKKRRRLNDLDSDSNLDEEESEDEFKISDGSQDEFVVSDENPDESEEDPPSNDDSDADFCSRRLRRHPSRPMRQSRRLRRKTPKRKCSDDDEEEESEENSRDSESDFSDDFSDDFVETRRRRSRRNQKRQINYKEDSESDGSQKSLRRGKEIRRVHKRRLSSSDSEESYMSKNSEDDELAKESKRSVRKRGRSTDEYSEADEEEEEGKPSRKRLHRIETDEEESCDNAHGDADQPAHDRQPRVLPSEQDSTKKPYRIDSDEEEDFENVGKVGSPLDYSLVDLPSTNGQSPGKAIENLIGKPAEKPQTPKDSSTASASLAPNGTSGGQEAGAPEEDEDELLRVTDLVDYVCNSEQL, encoded by the exons ATGAAAAGTGAAGAGCGGCCAATGGATTCAGAAAAATGTTCTACACCCAGTGCTCTAGAAGAGACTActgtgaaaatagaaaaagaagatgaaaaggaaCTTGTAAAACTGCCAGTCATAGTGAAGCTAGAAAAACCTtttccagaaagtgaagaaaaaaagattatcaAAGAAGAAAGTGATTCCTTCAAGGAAAATGTCAAACCTGTAAAAGTGGAAATGAAAGAATGTAAAGCAGATCCTAGAGATATCAAAGGTAGTATGGAGAAGTTAGAGCCTGAGAGGCTAGAGTTTGTTGGCAATGTTAAATCTTCTCAAGAAATTACTGAAAAGTCTACTGAAGAAACCGAGAAACTTAAAAATGACCAGCAGGCCAAGATTCCACTAAAAAAACGAGAAATTAAACTGAGTGATGATTTTGATAGTCCAATCAAAGGACCTTTGTGTAAATCAGTTACTCCAACAAAAGAGTTtttgaaagatgaaataaaacaagAGGAAGAGACTTGTAAAAGGATCTCTACAATCACTGCCTTGGGTCATGAAGGGAAACAGCTGGTAAATGGAGAAGTTAGTGATGAAAAGGTAACTCCACATTTTAAGACAGAACAGATGGAGACAAAGTTTTATGATTCAAAGGAAGATAGTTGCAGCCCCTCTAAGGACAGAAGTGTCATCATGGAGGGAAATGGAGCAGAGTCTGTAAATTCTGTCATTCCAAGTGTAAAAATaggtgatcttgagaaagaagtagTCCCTTTAGGGAAAGATACAGATAATTCAATATCAGTCTTAGAGACCCCGAGTCAGAAAGAGTACATAGACAAAACTGGTCCTTCAGAAATGGAAACCTCTCTTGAGACTGCTGAAATAGCAAAGGATCTCTCTTTAAAAACTGCTTTATCTGCCACTGAATCCTATAGTATGAGAGTTGAAGAGAAGTCTCCCAAAAGTAAGAAGGATAAGCGCCCACCAGTCCTAGAGTGTCTTGAAAAGTCCAAAAAGACTTTTCTTGATAAGGACATACAAAGATTGAGTCCAATACCAGAGGAGGTTCCAAAGACAACTGTAGAATCAGTAAAGGCTGGGTCTCCTGAGGCAGCTGAAACTTATCCATCATCTAACATGACTGTCCACTCTGAGAAACTAGCCTCAGAAGTTGAGTGTCAGAATACAAGTTCACTAGAAGGTCAGTCCCTGGAGAAAGTAGACccagaaattttaaaagtggaTTCTGAATCAACAAAGGTAGAAGTGGATAATCTGGACAATGCCCAGACCTCTGGCACAGGTGATCCTTCTGAGACAAAGGGTtctatgcaaaaaagcaaattgaaATATAAGTTGATTCCTGAAGAAGAAAACACTGCCTCAGAAAACACAGAGATAACCTCCGAAAGGCAGAAAGAAGGCATCAAATTAACAATTAGGATATCTAGTCGGAAAAAGAAGTCAGATTCTCCTCCCAAAATTTTAGAACCAGAAACCAagcaagagaagacagaaaaggaagaagagaaaacaaatgttgGTCGTACTTTGAGGAGGTCTCCAAGAATATCTAGACCCACAGCAAAAGTGGCTGAAATCAGAGATCAGAAAGCTGATAAAAAAAGGGGGGAAGAAGATGAAGTAGAAGAAGAATCAGCAGCTTTGCAAAagacagacaaaaaagaaaatttgaaaaaagcaGAGAAGGATACAAATTCTAAAGTAGCCAAG GTAAAGCCCAAAGGCAAAGTTCGATGGACTGGCTCTCGAACACGTGGCAGGTGGAAATATTCCAgcaatgatgaaagtgaagggtCTGACAGTGAAAAATCATCTGCAGCttcagaagaggaggaagaaaaggaaagtgaagaagcCATCCTAGCAGATGATGATGAACCATGCAAAAAATGTGGCCTTCCAAACCATCCTGAACTA ATCCTTCTGTGTGACTCTTGTGACAGTGGATACCACACTGCCTGCCTTCGCCCTCCTCTAATGATTATTCCAGATGGAGAATGGTTCTGCCCCCCTTGCCAGCAT aAACTACTGTGTGAAAAATTAGAAGAACAATTGCAAGATTTGGATGTTGCCTTAAAGAAGAAAGAGCGTGCTGAACGCAG gaaagaacgCTTGGTGTATGTGGGTATTAGTATTGAAAACATCATTCCTCCACAA GAGCCAGATTTTTCGGAAGatcatgaagaaaagaaaaaagattcaaaAAAATCCAAAGCAAACTTGCTTGAAAGGAGGTCGACAAGAACACGGAAATGTATAAGTTACAG ATTTGATGAGTTTGACGAAGCAATTGATGAAGCTATAGAAGATGATATCAAAGAGGCTGATGGAGGAG GAGTTGGCCGAGGAAAAGATATCTCCACCATCACAGGCCACCGTGGAAAAGACATCTCTACTATTTtggatgaagaaagaaaagaaaataaacgaCCCCAGAGGGCAGCTGCTGCTCGCCGGAAGAAACGCCGGCGACTGAATGATCTGGACAGTGACAGCAACCTGGATGAAGAGGAGAGCGAGGATGAATTCAAGATCAGTGATGG ATCTCAGGATGAATTTGTTGTATCTGATGAGAACCCAGATGAGAGTGAAGAAGACCCACCATCTAATGATGACAGCGACGCTGATTTCTGTAGCCGAAGACTAAGGCGACACCCCTCCCGGCCTATGAGGCAAAGCAGGCGTTTGCGGAGAAAGACCCCGAAGAGAAAGTGCTCTGACGATGACGAGGAGGAAGAGTCTGAGGAGAACAGCAGAGACTCTG aaagtgACTTTAGTGATGACTTCAGCGATGATTTTGTAGAAACTCGGCGAAGAAGGTCTAGAAGGAACCAGAAGAGACAAATTAACTACAAGGAAGATTCAGAAAGTGATGGTTCCCAGAAGAGTTTACGACGTGGTAAAGAAATCAGACGAGTTCACAAGCGTAGGCTCTCTAGCTCAGACAGTGAAG AGAGCTATATGTCCAAGAACTCTGAAGATGATGAGCTAGCTAAAGAATCAAAGCGGTCAGTTCGAAAACGGGGTCGAAGCACAGATGAGTATTCCGAAGCagatgaggaggaagaagaaggtaAACCATCCCGAAAGCGGCTTCACCGGATCGAGACAGATGAAGAGGAGAGTTGTGACAATGCTCATGGAGATGCAGATCAACCTGCCCATGACCGCCAGCCCAGGGTCCTGCCCTCAGAACAAGACAGCACCAAAAAGCCCTATCGGATAGACAGTGACGAGGAGGAGGACTTTGAAAATGTAGGCAAGGTGGGGAGCCCGTTGGACTATAGCTTAGTGGACCTACCTTCCACCAATGGACAGAGTCCTGGCAAAGCCATTGAAAACTTGATTGGCAAGCCAGCTGAGAAGCCTCAGACCCCCAAGGACAGCAGCACAGCCAGTGCAAGCCTGGCCCCCAATGGGACAAGTggtgggcaggaggcaggggccCCAGAAGAGGACGAAGATGAGCTTTTAAGAGTGACTGACCTTGTTGATTATGTCTGTAACAGTGAACAGTTATaa